One Microbacterium marinum genomic window, TCGCGCAGCGCCGCACCCTCGTCCGTGAGCGTGATCTCGAGCACGCGCTCGTCGCTGCCCCGCCGTCGCCGGGCGACTCTGCCCTGCGCCTCGAGTCGCTTCACGGTCGGCGAGAGGGTCGCCGGCTCGACGGCGAGAGCCGCCGCCAATTCGCTGAGGGACTGCGGAGCCCGCTCCCACAGGGACAGCATCACCAGGTACTGCGGATGCGTCAGCCCCAGCGGCTCCAGGACGGGCCGGTAGATCGACACCACGTTGCGCGCCGCGGTCACGATCGCGAAGCAGAGCTGGCTCTCGAGAGCGAGCGCGTGGTCATCGTCCATGCGTAACCCCACCTCCCCTAATACTTAGTACACTAAGCATATGTCGAAACGAGACCCCGAGCGCCCGCCGTTCCGGGAACGGGTGCGTGCCGCGGGCGGTTGGTACAGCTACTGGAACAGTCGCCTCATCCGTTACGCGGGGCCGGCCTCTGTGGGACCGTACGAGACCGAACCGGAGCCGATCCGGACGGAGCGCGCCTGCCCCCTGTGCGGTCGGCCGATGTCGGAGCACACCTTCGACCGGTCCGGCGAGCGCCCCCTCATGCACTGCCCCTGAGGTCTCACCTCAGGCGTGGCCCGCGCGCTCCATCGCCCGGAGCTCCTTCTTCAGATCCTGCACCTCGTCCCGCAGGCGGCCCGCCAGCTCGAACTTGAGTTCATCGGCCGCCGCGAGCATCTGCCGCGTGAGGTCTTCGATCGTCGCTTCGAGCTGATTGGCGCCCTCTGCCGCGATGCCCTCCCGACGGAGCTGAGGCGTCGGGCTCTTCCCCTTGCCGGACTTCGTCTTGCTCGCCCCGCGACTGTTCATCATGTCGCGCGTGTCCGTCGCCTCGCGAGCGAGGGCGTCGGTGATGTCGGCGATCTTCTTCCGCAGCGGTTGCGGATCGATCCCGTTCTCCAGGTTGTAGGCGATCTGCTTCTCGCGACGCCGTTCGGTCTCCTCGATCGCCGCCGCCATCGAGTCCGTCATCTTGTCGGCGTACATGTGCACCTGCCCCGACACGTTTCGCGCGGCACGCCCGATGGTCTGGATGAGGGAGGTGCCTGACCGCAGGAACCCTTCCTTATCGGCATCCAGGATCGCCACGAGCGACACCTCGGGGAGGTCGAGACCCTCGCGGAGGAGGTTGATGCCGACCAGGACGTCGTACACACCCTGGCGGAGCTCCGTCAGCAACTCGACGCGACGCAGTGTGTCGACGTCGGAGTGGAGGTAGCGCACGCGTACGCCGTGCTCGCCGAGGAAGTCCGTGAGCTCCTCGGCCATCTTCTTGGTGAGGGTCGTCACGAGCACGCGTTCATCGCGCTCGACGCGGACACGGATCTCTTCGAGGAGATCGTCGATCTGACCCTTCGACGGCTTGACGATGATCTCGGGGTCGATCAGGCCGGTGGGGCGGATGATCTGCTCGACGACACCATCGGCGATGCCCATCTCATACCGACCGGGGGTCGCCGAGAGGTAGACCGTCTGACCGACGCGCTGCTTGAACTCGTCGAAGCGCAGCGGCCGGTTGTCCATCGCGCTCGGGAGGCGGAAGCCGTGATCGACGAGGGTGCGCTTGCGCGAGGCGTCACCCTCATACATCGCGCCGATCTGCGGCACGGTCACGTGCGACTCGTCGATGACCAGAAGGAAGTCGTCGGGGAAGAAGTCGAGCAGGGTGTGCGGGGCCTCCCCCGGCATCCGCCCGTCGAGGTGCCGCGAATAGTTCTCGATGCCCGAGCAGAAACCGAGCTGCTGCAGCATCTCGAGGTCGAAGGTCGTCCGCATCCGCAGGCGCTGGGCCTCGAGGAGCTTGCCCTGCGATTCGAACTCCTTCAGCCGCTCATCGAGCTCGTGCTCGATCGTCTTGATCGCGCGCTGCACCGTCTCGGTGCCCGCGACGTAGTGGGATGCCGGGAAGATCGGCACGCTCTCGAGTTTCTGCACGACGTCACCCGTGAGCGGGTGGAGCATGTACAGCGCC contains:
- a CDS encoding MarR family winged helix-turn-helix transcriptional regulator; translated protein: MDDDHALALESQLCFAIVTAARNVVSIYRPVLEPLGLTHPQYLVMLSLWERAPQSLSELAAALAVEPATLSPTVKRLEAQGRVARRRRGSDERVLEITLTDEGAALRERALAVPREIMRRVGMDPADVARLRDGLAPFAGRRSDENVAE
- the uvrB gene encoding excinuclease ABC subunit UvrB, producing the protein MQTTRSVRPFEVISEYMPSGDQPQAIADLAARINAGETDVVLLGATGTGKSATTAWLIEQVQRPTLVMAHNKTLAAQLANEFRDLLPENAVEYFVSYYDYYQPEAYVPQTDTFIEKDSSINAEVERLRHSTTNSLLSRRDVVVVSTVSCIYGLGAPEEYLRAMVALQVGERYDRDALIRKFIAMQYNRNDVDFSRGNFRVRGDTIEIIPVYEEYAVRIELFGDEIEALYMLHPLTGDVVQKLESVPIFPASHYVAGTETVQRAIKTIEHELDERLKEFESQGKLLEAQRLRMRTTFDLEMLQQLGFCSGIENYSRHLDGRMPGEAPHTLLDFFPDDFLLVIDESHVTVPQIGAMYEGDASRKRTLVDHGFRLPSAMDNRPLRFDEFKQRVGQTVYLSATPGRYEMGIADGVVEQIIRPTGLIDPEIIVKPSKGQIDDLLEEIRVRVERDERVLVTTLTKKMAEELTDFLGEHGVRVRYLHSDVDTLRRVELLTELRQGVYDVLVGINLLREGLDLPEVSLVAILDADKEGFLRSGTSLIQTIGRAARNVSGQVHMYADKMTDSMAAAIEETERRREKQIAYNLENGIDPQPLRKKIADITDALAREATDTRDMMNSRGASKTKSGKGKSPTPQLRREGIAAEGANQLEATIEDLTRQMLAAADELKFELAGRLRDEVQDLKKELRAMERAGHA